From a single Pseudoalteromonas nigrifaciens genomic region:
- a CDS encoding PACE efflux transporter → MTPKKRRILQAVLYELFAIAFVGPIISFMFDKSATSAIGLAFILSSVALSWNYVFNALFERWESQQTIKGRSFNRRLLHGIGFEGGLVLILVPVMALWLKISVLSAFIANLGFFAFFFVYAIVFTWAFDRVFGLPASAQQQSEA, encoded by the coding sequence ATGACTCCTAAAAAACGCCGTATTCTACAAGCTGTGTTGTATGAATTATTTGCCATTGCTTTTGTTGGCCCTATTATAAGTTTTATGTTTGATAAATCAGCCACTTCGGCGATAGGCCTCGCTTTTATATTATCTAGCGTAGCACTTAGCTGGAACTATGTATTTAACGCATTATTTGAGCGCTGGGAGTCTCAGCAAACAATAAAAGGTCGCTCATTCAATCGTCGCTTATTACACGGAATTGGCTTTGAAGGTGGTCTTGTTTTAATTTTAGTGCCTGTTATGGCGCTGTGGTTGAAAATTTCAGTGCTGAGTGCGTTTATAGCGAACCTTGGGTTTTTTGCATTCTTTTTTGTTTATGCAATTGTTTTTACATGGGCGTTCGATCGGGTTTTTGGCTTGCCTGCTTCTGCGCAGCAGCAAAGTGAGGCTTAA
- the purM gene encoding phosphoribosylformylglycinamidine cyclo-ligase — protein sequence MSEQKQSLSYKDAGVDIDAGNALVERIKGVVKKTRRPEVMGGIGGFGALCEIPAGYKQPVLVAGTDGVGTKLRLAIDLKKHDTVGIDLVAMCVNDLIVQGAEPLFFLDYYATGKLDVDTAADVVTGIGKGCEISGCALIGGETAEMPGMYDGEDYDMAGFCTGVVEKSKIIDGTKVAAGDQLIALASSGPHSNGFSLIRKVLEVSKADTSADFEGKTLGETLLEPTRIYVKPLLELFKHVDVHALSHITGGGFWENIPRVLPASAKAVVKGDSWQWPSIFNWLQENGNITTHEMYRTFNCGVGMVLVVPADKLEQSLSMLKDLGENAWHLGEIQDAKPGEEQVEIVGGAK from the coding sequence GTGAGCGAACAAAAACAGTCTCTAAGCTATAAAGACGCGGGCGTAGATATCGACGCTGGTAATGCACTTGTTGAGCGTATTAAAGGTGTGGTTAAAAAAACTCGTCGTCCTGAAGTAATGGGCGGTATTGGTGGTTTTGGCGCACTTTGCGAAATTCCGGCAGGTTATAAGCAACCAGTATTAGTTGCCGGCACTGATGGTGTGGGTACTAAGTTACGTTTAGCTATCGATCTTAAAAAGCACGACACTGTAGGTATCGACTTGGTCGCTATGTGTGTAAACGATTTAATTGTTCAAGGTGCTGAACCGTTGTTTTTCCTAGATTACTATGCAACAGGTAAGCTAGACGTAGACACGGCCGCCGACGTAGTAACCGGTATTGGTAAAGGCTGTGAAATTTCTGGCTGTGCCCTTATTGGTGGTGAAACCGCAGAAATGCCTGGTATGTACGACGGCGAAGACTACGATATGGCTGGTTTTTGTACCGGTGTTGTAGAAAAATCAAAAATTATTGATGGCACTAAAGTAGCCGCGGGCGATCAACTTATCGCGCTTGCTTCAAGTGGTCCGCATTCAAATGGCTTCTCACTTATTCGCAAAGTGCTTGAAGTATCTAAAGCAGATACAAGCGCTGATTTTGAAGGCAAAACATTAGGCGAAACATTGCTTGAACCTACTCGCATTTACGTTAAACCACTGCTTGAGTTATTCAAGCACGTTGACGTACACGCGCTTTCGCACATTACCGGTGGCGGCTTTTGGGAAAATATCCCACGCGTATTACCTGCCTCTGCAAAAGCAGTAGTAAAAGGCGATAGCTGGCAGTGGCCTAGTATTTTTAACTGGTTACAAGAAAACGGTAACATTACTACACACGAAATGTACCGCACATTTAACTGTGGTGTAGGCATGGTGTTAGTTGTTCCAGCCGACAAACTAGAACAAAGCTTAAGCATGTTAAAAGACTTGGGCGAAAACGCATGGCACCTTGGTGAAATTCAAGACGCTAAGCCTGGCGAAGAGCAAGTTGAAATTGTAGGTGGTGCTAAGTAA
- a CDS encoding DUF3108 domain-containing protein produces the protein MQFLTKQNFLHTARSTHNKKISALLLCVGTLLPTSLIAGELTQYEAKYDILRKGKNHGEAVRELKKISDDNYELTYHSNIEWMIFSDSRQETSKFTFKDGKVSPHHYSMIRTGTGPDKDYNIDFDAQKKVVNSSRSEYPLECEWTDDFQDAISYQVQVREGLKKGETSFSFPLIDKKGNRRDYNFEVVATEMISLPIGNVEAIKVKRLYDNDKRQALAWFAPEMDYMLVRMWKGEKGMEQFEVQINSFTVTTPVIAPPTDIKKVTSPE, from the coding sequence ATGCAGTTCTTGACGAAACAAAACTTCCTGCACACGGCGCGCAGTACCCACAATAAAAAAATAAGTGCCCTGCTATTATGTGTGGGCACTTTACTTCCAACTAGCCTTATTGCCGGCGAATTGACACAGTACGAAGCTAAGTATGATATTTTACGCAAAGGTAAAAATCATGGTGAAGCCGTGCGTGAACTCAAAAAGATAAGTGACGATAACTACGAGTTAACCTATCACAGCAATATTGAGTGGATGATTTTTTCTGACTCACGCCAGGAAACCTCTAAATTTACCTTTAAAGATGGCAAAGTGAGCCCGCATCATTATTCAATGATCCGTACCGGCACTGGTCCTGATAAAGACTACAACATTGATTTTGACGCACAAAAAAAAGTCGTTAACAGTAGCCGCAGCGAATATCCGCTTGAATGTGAATGGACTGATGACTTTCAAGATGCTATTTCGTATCAGGTGCAAGTACGCGAAGGTTTGAAAAAAGGCGAAACCAGTTTTTCATTCCCATTAATCGATAAAAAAGGTAATCGCCGCGACTACAATTTTGAAGTTGTTGCAACAGAGATGATTTCATTACCTATCGGCAACGTAGAAGCAATTAAAGTAAAACGCTTATACGATAATGACAAACGCCAAGCACTTGCTTGGTTTGCACCAGAAATGGATTACATGTTAGTGCGTATGTGGAAAGGTGAAAAAGGAATGGAGCAATTTGAAGTGCAAATAAACTCATTTACCGTGACAACACCTGTCATTGCCCCACCTACTGATATTAAAAAAGTAACAAGCCCAGAGTAA
- the cmoA gene encoding carboxy-S-adenosyl-L-methionine synthase CmoA, translating to MTIKDSIYASEQQVKDFSFDQNVVEVFPDMIQRSVPGYATIVSTMGKLAGEYAQSNSNLYDLGCSLGAVTLSMRRNIRTDNCHIIAVDNSQAMVERCKVHLQGFKSEVPVTVTLGDINELEIQNASVVAMNFTLQFIPHAQRQAVLEKIYANLKPGGVLLLSEKIKAENELCDNLLIDLHHDFKRHNGYSELEISQKRTAIENVMRPDTLSTHFTRLKDIGFSQTQAWYQCFNFCSMIAIK from the coding sequence GTGACCATTAAAGACAGTATTTATGCCTCTGAGCAACAAGTTAAAGACTTTAGTTTTGATCAAAACGTAGTCGAAGTTTTTCCTGATATGATCCAGCGTTCAGTGCCGGGTTACGCCACTATAGTGAGCACTATGGGTAAACTTGCCGGTGAGTATGCGCAAAGTAACTCTAATCTTTACGATTTAGGCTGCTCGCTGGGTGCGGTTACGTTAAGTATGCGCCGTAATATTCGCACCGATAACTGCCATATTATTGCAGTAGATAACTCACAAGCTATGGTTGAGCGTTGTAAGGTACATTTACAAGGCTTTAAGTCTGAAGTACCGGTTACCGTTACCTTAGGCGATATTAACGAGCTTGAAATTCAAAATGCTTCAGTGGTGGCAATGAACTTTACGCTGCAGTTTATTCCGCATGCACAACGCCAAGCCGTGCTTGAAAAAATATACGCCAACTTAAAACCCGGCGGTGTATTACTGTTAAGCGAAAAAATAAAAGCCGAAAACGAGCTGTGCGATAATTTACTAATTGACCTACACCACGATTTTAAACGCCATAATGGGTATTCGGAGCTTGAAATAAGCCAAAAGCGCACCGCTATTGAAAACGTAATGCGCCCAGATACGCTAAGCACGCACTTTACCCGCTTAAAAGATATTGGCTTTAGCCAAACTCAGGCGTGGTACCAATGTTTTAATTTTTGCTCAATGATCGCAATTAAATAA
- the cmoB gene encoding tRNA 5-methoxyuridine(34)/uridine 5-oxyacetic acid(34) synthase CmoB — translation MSQWFNQFYAAIAQSPLSHWLETLPAQLKHWQLEASHGDLPKWQKVLKNLPEVKTQHVDITTQVKIGAAGEMTDGEQKQTLHLLKRMMPWRKGPFSVHGIEIDTEWRSDWKWDRLLPHIEPLKGRTVLDIGCGSGYHLWRMRGEGAQFVVGIDPSDLFLCQFQAIKHFNPDENVHLLPLGVEALPELKAFDTVFSMGVLYHRRSPIDFLAQLKAQLRPGGELVLETLVIEGDENTVLVPTDRYAKMRNVWFIPSTAALKLWMERVGFKDVQVKDCAITTLDEQRKTAWMENESLVDFLDPNDTSKTIEGYPAPLRAILTAKA, via the coding sequence ATGTCTCAATGGTTTAACCAATTTTACGCCGCTATTGCCCAAAGCCCACTTAGTCACTGGCTAGAAACCCTGCCTGCGCAATTAAAACATTGGCAGTTAGAGGCAAGTCATGGCGACTTACCTAAATGGCAAAAAGTGCTTAAAAATTTACCTGAAGTTAAAACTCAACATGTTGATATTACTACTCAGGTAAAAATTGGCGCAGCGGGTGAAATGACCGATGGTGAGCAAAAACAAACCCTCCATTTATTAAAACGTATGATGCCATGGCGCAAAGGCCCATTTAGCGTTCACGGCATTGAAATAGATACAGAGTGGCGCAGCGATTGGAAATGGGATCGCCTGCTTCCACATATTGAGCCACTCAAAGGCCGCACAGTGTTAGATATTGGCTGTGGCTCGGGCTATCATTTATGGCGTATGCGCGGTGAAGGCGCTCAGTTTGTAGTAGGCATTGACCCCTCTGACTTATTTTTGTGTCAGTTTCAAGCTATAAAACACTTTAACCCCGACGAAAACGTGCATTTATTACCACTGGGTGTTGAAGCACTACCCGAGTTAAAAGCATTTGATACGGTATTTTCGATGGGGGTACTTTATCATCGTCGCTCGCCTATCGACTTTTTAGCGCAATTAAAAGCACAGCTGCGCCCCGGTGGCGAGTTAGTCCTAGAAACCTTAGTCATTGAAGGCGACGAAAATACGGTACTTGTACCCACCGACCGCTACGCTAAAATGCGTAACGTGTGGTTTATTCCAAGCACCGCAGCATTAAAGCTATGGATGGAGCGCGTCGGTTTTAAAGATGTTCAAGTGAAAGATTGTGCGATTACCACCTTAGATGAGCAACGCAAAACTGCTTGGATGGAAAACGAATCGTTAGTCGACTTTTTAGATCCAAACGACACCAGTAAAACCATTGAAGGTTACCCGGCACCACTACGTGCTATTTTAACTGCTAAAGCATAG
- the purN gene encoding phosphoribosylglycinamide formyltransferase, with translation MAPTRLVVLISGGGSNLQAIIDACESGEINAQIAAVISNKADAYGLERAKQAGIATQVLSHKDFDSREAYDTQLMSIIDSFIPNLVVLAGFMRILTPNLVQKYIGKMLNIHPSLLPKYQGLNTHQRAIDANDDVHGVSVHFVTEELDGGPVILQAKVPVLKDDTADTLAKRVHEQEHIIYPLVVKWFSEHRLTMEADYAVLDETKLPAHGAQYPQ, from the coding sequence ATGGCACCCACTCGTCTTGTAGTTTTAATCTCAGGCGGTGGCTCTAATTTACAAGCCATTATTGATGCCTGTGAAAGTGGCGAGATAAATGCGCAAATAGCGGCTGTTATTAGTAACAAAGCAGACGCTTATGGCCTAGAGCGTGCTAAGCAAGCAGGCATTGCTACACAAGTGCTGAGTCATAAAGATTTTGACTCGCGCGAGGCCTACGATACACAGTTAATGAGCATCATTGACTCTTTTATACCGAATCTAGTTGTATTAGCTGGGTTTATGCGTATTCTTACTCCTAACTTGGTGCAAAAATATATTGGAAAAATGTTGAACATTCATCCATCTTTGTTGCCTAAGTACCAGGGGCTGAATACCCACCAAAGAGCAATTGATGCAAATGATGATGTTCATGGCGTAAGTGTTCATTTTGTAACTGAAGAGCTAGACGGAGGTCCGGTTATACTTCAGGCAAAAGTACCTGTACTCAAGGATGATACAGCAGACACATTAGCAAAACGCGTGCACGAACAAGAGCATATAATTTATCCTTTGGTGGTCAAATGGTTCAGTGAACACAGACTAACTATGGAAGCAGATTATGCAGTTCTTGACGAAACAAAACTTCCTGCACACGGCGCGCAGTACCCACAATAA
- a CDS encoding adenylosuccinate synthase, with the protein MPSIVVVGANWGDEGKGRIVDFLAENASASIRFQGGNNAGHTVVNDFGTFKLHQLPSGIFNPDCIAVLGPGMVISPSALSEEIAEVKAAGVNVKLCISDRATLCLPLHALEDTLEELRLGDAAYGSTRQGISPAYGDRVMKKGILVGWLNQPDVLLERIQFMLDWKMPQLKALYPSCDFSQTAEEMTQWLLDVTAPWRAFICNVTEPLKALQKQNANLLFEAQLGAGRDLVYGEYPYTTSSNVTAAYAGIGSGLPALRPERVVAVAKSFSSSVGTGTLVTAMEEQDNFRESANEYGAVTGRPRDMGYFDAVATRNGVELQAATEIALTKIDCLSGMKDLKICVAYDGDHSENPIWPQTAALSPVYENMQPWDEDITGCRTFDSLPIAAQQYVERIEALMGVPITMVSVGPEREQMIIR; encoded by the coding sequence ATGCCGTCAATTGTTGTTGTAGGTGCAAACTGGGGTGATGAAGGCAAAGGCCGCATCGTAGATTTTTTAGCTGAGAACGCATCAGCAAGCATTCGCTTTCAAGGTGGTAATAACGCCGGTCATACCGTTGTGAATGATTTTGGCACCTTTAAACTACACCAATTACCTAGCGGTATTTTTAATCCTGATTGCATAGCAGTACTTGGCCCAGGCATGGTAATAAGCCCTAGCGCCTTAAGTGAAGAAATAGCCGAAGTTAAAGCCGCTGGCGTTAATGTAAAGCTGTGTATTTCTGATCGTGCCACTTTATGTCTGCCTTTACATGCCCTTGAAGACACCCTTGAAGAATTACGTTTAGGCGACGCTGCTTACGGCTCGACTCGCCAAGGTATTTCGCCAGCGTATGGCGACCGAGTAATGAAAAAAGGCATTTTAGTGGGTTGGTTAAATCAGCCTGACGTTTTACTAGAGCGTATTCAATTTATGCTTGATTGGAAAATGCCACAGCTAAAAGCCTTATATCCAAGTTGTGATTTTTCACAAACAGCTGAAGAAATGACGCAGTGGTTACTCGATGTTACCGCGCCTTGGCGTGCATTTATTTGTAATGTGACAGAGCCGTTAAAAGCACTACAAAAACAAAATGCTAATTTATTATTTGAAGCTCAGTTAGGTGCCGGTCGCGATTTAGTTTATGGCGAATACCCTTACACTACCTCTTCAAACGTAACGGCCGCTTATGCAGGCATAGGCAGCGGTTTACCTGCGCTTCGTCCTGAACGTGTTGTTGCGGTAGCAAAGTCGTTTAGCTCATCAGTAGGTACAGGTACTTTAGTTACTGCAATGGAAGAGCAAGACAATTTTCGTGAAAGCGCTAACGAATATGGCGCAGTAACTGGCCGTCCACGCGACATGGGCTACTTTGATGCAGTTGCCACGCGCAACGGTGTTGAGCTACAAGCTGCCACCGAAATTGCCTTAACCAAAATTGATTGTTTATCGGGTATGAAAGATTTAAAAATCTGTGTTGCCTATGATGGCGATCATAGCGAAAACCCAATTTGGCCACAAACGGCTGCATTAAGCCCTGTGTATGAAAATATGCAACCTTGGGATGAAGACATTACCGGTTGTCGTACCTTCGACAGCCTACCAATTGCAGCGCAACAATACGTTGAGCGCATTGAAGCGTTAATGGGCGTACCAATAACTATGGTGTCTGTTGGTCCTGAGCGCGAACAGATGATTATTCGCTAA
- a CDS encoding DUF3334 family protein, whose amino-acid sequence MSKSKVISTDDILATLCHSVTGVLTSASGNSVSYSAMVQKITRTCMRPDIGCFVLFDGGFTGLVITNFTSQAAMEIYGDYMRNMGMPEEEIAHSHLSDDVSNVLGELMNQIVGDFTSKVREQLHTSITQNQPKMMAINKQVQISVDTTMDRPQARRVTFTTSKQNIFYLELAMDKTEFIKLHDFDIIEAIDPDDIIENEAKQKAEKAKVKAEKEAEDSDDDDFMAGLGL is encoded by the coding sequence ATGAGCAAAAGTAAAGTTATTAGCACCGATGATATATTAGCAACCCTTTGTCACTCGGTTACAGGGGTACTCACTTCGGCCAGTGGTAATAGTGTTAGTTACTCCGCTATGGTGCAAAAAATTACCCGTACTTGTATGCGCCCAGATATTGGCTGTTTTGTGTTATTTGATGGTGGCTTTACTGGCCTAGTAATTACTAATTTCACATCGCAAGCGGCAATGGAAATTTATGGCGATTACATGCGTAACATGGGCATGCCCGAAGAAGAAATAGCACATAGTCATTTGTCTGACGATGTATCAAATGTGTTAGGCGAGTTAATGAACCAAATAGTTGGCGACTTTACCTCTAAAGTACGCGAGCAATTACATACCTCTATTACCCAAAATCAGCCAAAAATGATGGCAATTAATAAACAGGTACAAATATCGGTAGATACCACAATGGATCGCCCACAAGCGCGCCGCGTAACGTTTACCACCAGTAAACAAAATATATTTTATTTAGAGCTGGCAATGGATAAAACTGAGTTTATTAAATTACACGACTTTGACATTATCGAAGCAATAGATCCCGACGATATTATCGAAAACGAAGCAAAACAAAAAGCAGAAAAAGCGAAAGTTAAAGCTGAAAAAGAAGCAGAAGATAGTGATGATGACGACTTTATGGCAGGACTAGGGCTGTAA
- a CDS encoding M48 metallopeptidase family protein, translating into MSEYARYFTGYPANIVEQVLNLISNDKVSNYLLKKYPQAHNITSDKALFSYATELKKQYLKNAPPFGRAAFKKQGDMVTNALGTHTYRMQGKTRKHDLAINSDLLRAPEPLLKALVVHELAHFKEKDHNKSFYKLCCHMEPSYHQLELDLRIFCVAVEQGNNPYLK; encoded by the coding sequence ATGAGTGAATATGCACGTTATTTTACCGGCTACCCTGCAAACATTGTTGAGCAAGTATTAAATCTAATCAGTAATGATAAAGTAAGTAACTACTTACTTAAAAAGTATCCGCAGGCACATAATATTACCAGCGACAAAGCACTTTTTAGCTACGCCACAGAGCTTAAAAAACAGTATTTAAAAAATGCCCCGCCGTTTGGTCGCGCCGCATTTAAAAAGCAAGGCGACATGGTCACTAATGCACTTGGCACGCACACCTATCGTATGCAAGGTAAAACTCGCAAGCACGATTTGGCCATCAACAGTGATTTACTGCGCGCTCCCGAGCCGTTATTAAAAGCCTTAGTGGTACACGAGCTCGCTCATTTTAAAGAAAAAGACCATAACAAAAGTTTTTATAAACTTTGTTGTCACATGGAGCCAAGTTACCACCAGCTAGAGCTTGATTTACGCATTTTTTGCGTGGCTGTAGAGCAAGGCAATAATCCTTACTTAAAATGA
- a CDS encoding LysR family transcriptional regulator — protein sequence MLDIHWLKTFVTLAELKHFGKTASALHMTQPNVSLHIKQLEKMTRVKLIERNPFCLTQAGLRLLQSGQKTLWELKVCQSDLNAINNLSQGTLTIAASDIISRLLLIEPFQLFKTQFPGIDFTLLNTTSSQASALVKSAEADLGFVIAQKESEPLHFSELQQIKWCALGNNLALWQQAKNDESMVLTEPPTLILLGHDTRTRELLDNALPSLNLPSYRVMEVGSVDAQIDWAEAGFGVAIVPEFSLRSKANLTNTVTALPQFPTTSLGYIVRQNQVLSKAIKQLLHWVNEEISRTHLKQPK from the coding sequence ATGTTAGATATTCATTGGTTAAAAACCTTTGTTACATTAGCAGAGCTAAAGCACTTTGGTAAAACGGCAAGTGCACTGCACATGACGCAACCTAATGTGAGCTTGCATATTAAGCAGTTAGAAAAAATGACGCGGGTAAAGTTAATCGAGCGTAACCCCTTTTGTTTAACCCAAGCGGGTTTGCGTTTATTACAGTCGGGGCAAAAAACCTTATGGGAATTGAAGGTATGTCAGTCTGATCTAAATGCAATAAATAACTTAAGCCAAGGCACACTCACCATTGCAGCCAGTGATATTATTTCTCGCTTGTTACTCATAGAGCCTTTTCAGCTGTTTAAAACCCAGTTCCCGGGGATTGATTTTACCTTGCTTAATACCACCTCGTCACAGGCATCGGCGCTGGTTAAAAGTGCAGAAGCCGATTTAGGCTTTGTAATTGCTCAAAAAGAAAGTGAGCCACTGCATTTTAGTGAACTCCAACAGATAAAGTGGTGTGCGCTGGGAAATAATTTAGCGTTATGGCAGCAAGCAAAAAACGATGAAAGTATGGTACTCACTGAGCCGCCAACATTAATTTTATTAGGCCACGATACCCGCACCCGAGAGTTATTAGATAATGCGCTACCGTCTTTAAATTTACCGAGTTATCGGGTTATGGAAGTGGGTAGTGTTGATGCACAAATTGATTGGGCAGAAGCTGGTTTTGGCGTGGCAATTGTTCCTGAGTTTTCGCTGCGCTCTAAAGCTAATTTAACCAATACAGTAACGGCTTTACCGCAATTCCCAACCACCAGTTTAGGTTATATAGTGCGGCAAAATCAGGTGCTATCTAAGGCAATAAAACAGTTACTACACTGGGTAAATGAAGAAATTTCGCGCACCCATTTAAAACAACCAAAATAG
- a CDS encoding DUF72 domain-containing protein produces the protein MLYIGCPQWSSNAWKGNLFSSQCKNTDMLSQYAQHFNSVEGNTSFYADPSPSTLLRWANSVPDDFKFTFKFHRRFSHELKLTNVHNELTAWLNLFAPILEKTGQIMLQLPSAFGPNDLPKLAQFISLLPKELNFGVEVRHPAFFQKGEAEIALNQLLMANNINRIAMDTRALFAVKANTEALIDAQQKKPHLPVHAIATSEQPMARFVIANLQSEYKTFYKPWLSKVKQWLDEGKTPYVFFHTADNREAPLLARQFCKDLGYNHKVLNPFSGEAEAHQQALF, from the coding sequence ATGCTATATATTGGGTGCCCACAGTGGTCAAGCAATGCGTGGAAAGGCAATTTATTTTCGAGCCAATGTAAAAATACCGATATGCTAAGCCAATACGCGCAACATTTTAACTCTGTAGAGGGAAATACCAGCTTTTACGCCGATCCATCCCCAAGTACTCTTTTACGCTGGGCAAACAGTGTACCCGACGATTTTAAATTTACCTTTAAGTTTCATCGGCGCTTTAGCCATGAGCTAAAGCTGACTAATGTACACAACGAGCTAACCGCTTGGCTTAACTTATTTGCACCAATTTTAGAGAAAACTGGGCAAATTATGCTGCAGCTGCCAAGTGCTTTTGGCCCTAATGATTTACCCAAGTTAGCGCAATTTATTAGCCTATTACCCAAAGAGCTAAACTTCGGGGTAGAAGTTCGCCATCCGGCATTTTTTCAAAAGGGTGAAGCCGAAATAGCGCTTAATCAATTATTAATGGCAAATAACATAAACCGTATAGCCATGGATACCCGCGCCCTATTTGCAGTTAAAGCGAATACAGAAGCGCTGATTGATGCACAACAAAAAAAGCCGCATCTGCCCGTGCATGCTATTGCTACAAGTGAGCAACCCATGGCACGTTTTGTTATTGCTAATTTACAAAGTGAATATAAAACCTTTTATAAGCCTTGGCTTAGTAAAGTAAAACAGTGGCTTGATGAAGGAAAAACGCCCTATGTATTTTTTCATACCGCAGACAACCGAGAAGCACCGTTATTAGCAAGGCAGTTTTGTAAGGACCTAGGTTATAACCACAAGGTACTAAATCCATTTAGCGGCGAGGCAGAAGCCCACCAGCAAGCACTGTTTTAA
- a CDS encoding DUF5924 family protein, which translates to MDYFKSLITKFIIAMQQRPGLLAVIAFCSGVASYVLVERKESFSQFIAIFLLVSWVWLIIDNWLRDKVEQRFGVAVSPNFMRFALQMVQQESLFFALPFFLAVTQWDHPQAIFTALMIMCAVISVIDPLYYKKLAKNRMLFAVFHNFALFVVILVTLPILFNVTTSQSLAIALVTAVIFTLPSLGNLMPNTRWWRFPLLVVILCILSAGLWQLRSWVPPAALRLTDITLSHEVDLEQRQPIGNIKQLDSYSLHHQGLYTWTAVKAPRGLNEKIFHVWLYNNKEVDRITLNISGGREQGYRAWTHKVNFPTDSVGKWQVQVVTESGQLIGLTKFTVLP; encoded by the coding sequence ATGGACTATTTTAAAAGTTTAATAACAAAATTTATAATCGCAATGCAACAGCGGCCGGGATTATTAGCGGTAATAGCATTTTGCTCTGGTGTGGCAAGTTATGTGTTAGTTGAGCGAAAAGAATCGTTTTCGCAATTTATTGCCATATTTTTGCTAGTGAGCTGGGTATGGTTAATTATTGATAACTGGTTGCGCGATAAAGTAGAGCAAAGATTTGGTGTCGCGGTATCGCCCAACTTTATGCGCTTTGCTTTACAAATGGTGCAACAAGAAAGCCTGTTTTTTGCTTTGCCATTTTTTTTAGCGGTAACGCAGTGGGATCACCCGCAAGCTATTTTTACCGCGCTAATGATAATGTGTGCAGTCATATCGGTAATTGATCCTTTGTATTATAAAAAGTTAGCAAAAAATCGCATGTTATTTGCGGTGTTTCATAACTTTGCATTGTTTGTCGTTATATTGGTTACTTTGCCTATTTTATTTAATGTAACCACTAGCCAAAGCTTAGCAATTGCTTTGGTTACTGCTGTTATTTTTACCCTCCCCAGTTTAGGCAACTTAATGCCTAATACCCGCTGGTGGCGATTTCCTTTATTGGTAGTGATTTTGTGTATATTAAGTGCTGGCTTATGGCAACTACGTAGCTGGGTGCCGCCAGCGGCTTTGCGCTTAACCGATATTACTTTATCGCACGAGGTTGATTTAGAGCAACGCCAACCTATTGGTAATATTAAGCAATTAGACTCTTATTCACTACATCATCAGGGGTTATATACGTGGACTGCTGTTAAAGCGCCCAGAGGATTAAATGAAAAGATATTTCATGTGTGGCTATACAACAATAAAGAAGTAGATCGGATCACACTAAATATAAGTGGTGGGCGAGAGCAAGGTTATAGAGCGTGGACCCATAAAGTAAATTTCCCAACTGATTCTGTCGGTAAATGGCAGGTGCAAGTAGTAACAGAATCGGGGCAACTTATAGGTTTAACTAAATTTACAGTTTTGCCTTAG